A window of the Dyadobacter pollutisoli genome harbors these coding sequences:
- a CDS encoding sulfite oxidase codes for MNSVHNRRNFLKTGSLTALVAALGSDIVFADHLPKGYIPVLLEEGDALKGKSPEMIVQGDKPWNVESPVHLLDDRITPVDKMFIRNNGLVPEKIDVSNWTLTIDGESAKAPKTYTLADLKKRFKTYTYQLVLECGGNGRSGFQPQTSGNQWGQGAVHCASWTGVRLKDILADVGIKDDAVYIGYHSKDIHLSRDPKKESISRGVPISKAMENETLLAWQVNGQDIPEFHGYPLRLVIGGWPASVSGKWLSGISVRNKVHDGAKMDGHSYRIPRNPVAPGEEVPQTDQYFKIIESMPVKSLITYPKSGAMITAETELALRGHAWAGDRSVKKVEVSIDFGATWKDCKLELPVNRLAWQHWNTRLKFPVKGYYEVWVRATDNNGVAQPMVSPAWNPGGYLNNACERIAVKVG; via the coding sequence ATGAATTCTGTACATAACAGACGAAATTTCTTAAAAACAGGCAGCCTCACAGCCCTCGTGGCGGCGCTCGGTAGTGACATTGTTTTTGCTGATCATTTACCCAAAGGATATATTCCGGTGCTACTGGAAGAAGGCGATGCATTAAAAGGAAAAAGCCCTGAAATGATAGTGCAAGGTGACAAACCCTGGAACGTGGAATCACCGGTGCACCTGCTCGACGACCGCATTACCCCCGTAGACAAAATGTTTATCCGTAACAATGGCCTGGTCCCTGAAAAGATCGACGTCAGCAACTGGACGCTTACTATAGACGGAGAATCGGCCAAGGCACCGAAAACCTATACACTGGCAGACCTGAAAAAGCGATTCAAAACTTATACGTACCAGCTGGTTCTCGAATGTGGCGGAAACGGCCGCTCGGGCTTTCAACCGCAGACTTCGGGCAATCAATGGGGCCAGGGTGCCGTACATTGCGCTTCCTGGACCGGTGTGAGATTGAAAGACATTCTCGCGGATGTGGGCATTAAAGATGATGCCGTATACATTGGCTATCATTCCAAAGATATTCACCTGAGCCGCGACCCAAAGAAAGAATCCATTTCGCGCGGCGTGCCGATCAGTAAAGCAATGGAAAATGAAACATTGCTGGCCTGGCAGGTGAATGGTCAGGATATTCCCGAATTTCATGGGTATCCGCTCCGGCTTGTGATCGGTGGCTGGCCTGCATCGGTTTCCGGTAAATGGCTCAGTGGCATTTCGGTGCGCAATAAAGTACACGACGGTGCCAAAATGGACGGGCATAGCTATAGAATCCCAAGAAACCCGGTGGCTCCGGGAGAAGAAGTACCGCAGACTGATCAGTACTTCAAGATTATTGAGTCAATGCCGGTGAAATCATTGATCACTTATCCCAAATCCGGTGCAATGATCACGGCGGAAACCGAGCTGGCCTTACGCGGACATGCCTGGGCAGGAGATCGTTCCGTTAAAAAAGTGGAAGTTTCCATCGATTTCGGCGCTACCTGGAAGGATTGCAAACTGGAACTGCCTGTTAACCGGCTCGCGTGGCAACATTGGAATACCAGGCTAAAATTTCCTGTAAAAGGATATTACGAAGTGTGGGTACGGGCTACCGACAATAATGGTGTTGCACAGCCCATGGTATCTCCCGCCTGGAATCCGGGTGGCTACCTCAACAATGCATGTGAAAGAATTGCGGTGAAAGTCGGTTAA
- a CDS encoding thermonuclease family protein encodes MFSFRFLTSSLPVHYLFVAMLALGVVSSAQSQPLIKPDRHIQKSSDLPNPLKAEVIGIQDGDTIELKFLYTGKKAGHRMGKPVRIRFLHVNCPERGKPYYKVAKQFTSDKCFRKMVSIRHTGEFDKYGRLLGEVILPDGRVLNKELVKKGLAVHFKKYSSSTEYSNLEIQARKQKLGIWSQQGFFFGKL; translated from the coding sequence GTGTTTAGTTTTCGTTTCCTCACTTCAAGTTTACCCGTTCATTACCTGTTTGTTGCAATGCTGGCGCTGGGAGTCGTATCCTCTGCACAAAGCCAACCACTCATTAAGCCCGACAGGCATATTCAAAAGAGTAGTGATTTACCCAATCCATTAAAAGCAGAAGTGATCGGCATTCAGGATGGAGATACCATTGAACTGAAATTTTTATACACCGGAAAAAAGGCGGGGCATCGCATGGGAAAACCGGTAAGGATCCGGTTCCTGCATGTTAACTGCCCGGAACGTGGCAAGCCGTATTACAAGGTTGCCAAACAATTTACAAGCGACAAATGCTTTCGTAAAATGGTTAGTATCAGGCACACCGGCGAGTTTGACAAATATGGTCGGTTGCTCGGCGAGGTGATCTTGCCTGATGGGAGGGTTTTAAATAAGGAACTTGTCAAAAAAGGGCTGGCCGTACATTTTAAAAAATATTCGAGCAGTACTGAATACTCTAACCTGGAAATTCAGGCCAGGAAGCAAAAACTGGGCATATGGAGCCAGCAGGGATTTTTTTTCGGTAAACTATAA